One segment of Methanobacterium formicicum DSM 3637 DNA contains the following:
- a CDS encoding UPF0179 family protein has translation MITLIGNNLAEKGLKFMHYGAASQCDTCRFKATCIESLEEGRIYRIREVKNTEHPCMVHDSGKVKVVDVEKAIIKAAINSKRAFEGSNIVFSPPECDQECSLRDLCFPEGLYPEDKCKIAKKMGKPSEKCPKGLDLSVVMLRY, from the coding sequence ATGATAACCCTCATCGGAAACAATTTAGCAGAAAAAGGACTTAAATTTATGCATTATGGGGCAGCCAGCCAGTGTGATACTTGCCGCTTCAAAGCAACCTGTATTGAATCCCTGGAAGAGGGTAGAATATACCGTATAAGAGAGGTTAAAAACACAGAACATCCCTGTATGGTTCATGATAGTGGTAAGGTTAAAGTGGTAGACGTGGAAAAAGCCATAATAAAAGCTGCTATTAATTCTAAACGTGCATTTGAAGGTTCTAATATTGTCTTTAGCCCCCCTGAATGTGACCAAGAGTGTTCACTGCGTGATCTTTGCTTTCCAGAGGGACTTTACCCTGAAGATAAATGTAAAATCGCAAAGAAAATGGGAAAACCCAGTGAAAAATGTCCTAAAGGACTCGACCTCAGCGTGGTCATGCTCAGATATTAA
- a CDS encoding NAD(P)-dependent glycerol-1-phosphate dehydrogenase: MDFNRVKLPREIHSGPGVLKETGSICKDLKLSGRVLVASGPRTMKIAGESVISSLQDHEFDVETIIIKKPSMDAVEEVQDHMENMSAVLGVGGGKVIDVAKMASTRSGTHSVSIPTAASHDGISSPRASIKNQGGSVSLSAEPPIGVVADTQIISQAPFRLLAAGCGDIISNYTAVLDWKLAHRLLNEDYSDSAAALSLITAETTIKAAGHIKEGLIESAAIVVKGLISSGMAISIAGNSRPASGAEHKFSHALDIIAPEPALHGEQCGVGTIMMMYLHGGDWEFIRDTLKTIKAPVNAQELGIEPEYIIQALMKAHNIRKERYTILGDRGLTEAAAIKLARKTGVID; encoded by the coding sequence ATGGATTTTAATCGGGTAAAATTACCCCGGGAGATCCACAGCGGACCCGGAGTGCTCAAAGAAACTGGATCAATCTGTAAGGATTTAAAGCTCAGTGGTAGAGTACTGGTGGCCAGTGGACCCAGAACAATGAAAATTGCTGGAGAATCTGTCATCAGCAGCCTTCAGGATCATGAATTTGATGTGGAAACTATTATAATTAAAAAACCATCCATGGATGCAGTGGAAGAAGTTCAGGATCATATGGAAAATATGAGTGCTGTTCTGGGAGTTGGTGGGGGGAAAGTGATTGATGTAGCCAAAATGGCATCAACTCGTTCTGGAACTCACTCTGTGAGCATTCCCACTGCAGCTTCTCATGATGGTATTTCATCTCCCCGTGCTTCCATCAAAAATCAGGGTGGGAGTGTTTCCTTATCTGCAGAACCACCAATAGGAGTTGTAGCAGACACCCAGATCATCAGTCAGGCCCCATTTCGCCTTTTAGCAGCAGGATGTGGGGATATCATCTCTAACTACACTGCAGTCCTGGACTGGAAACTTGCCCATAGATTGTTAAATGAAGATTACAGTGATTCTGCAGCAGCATTATCACTTATAACTGCTGAAACAACAATAAAAGCTGCAGGCCATATAAAAGAGGGTCTTATTGAAAGTGCAGCCATTGTGGTCAAGGGACTTATATCCAGTGGAATGGCCATCAGTATTGCTGGTAACAGCAGACCAGCCAGTGGAGCTGAACATAAATTCAGCCATGCACTGGACATTATAGCTCCAGAACCCGCTCTTCACGGTGAACAATGTGGGGTAGGAACCATAATGATGATGTACCTCCATGGTGGTGACTGGGAATTCATCCGTGACACCCTTAAAACCATTAAAGCCCCAGTAAATGCTCAAGAACTTGGAATAGAACCAGAGTATATTATTCAAGCTCTTATGAAGGCCCACAACATTCGCAAGGAAAGGTATACTATCCTTGGTGATAGGGGACTCACTGAAGCTGCAGCCATAAAACTGGCACGTAAAACCGGAGTAATAGATTGA
- a CDS encoding metal ABC transporter ATP-binding protein, protein MVQNQGLVNNAVEMENVSLKINNQPVLTNINLNIGLNDFLAIIGPNGGGKSTLLKVILGLTKTDHGQISVFGNRPGNPHNPIGYLPQHVSFDPDFPINVFDTVLSGRYHGFFKGYSDEDWEMVKKALEEVGMIKLRDRQMSRLSGGQMQRVFIARALVREPKLLLLDEPMASIDPEMQNSFYKLLSQLRKRMAIVLVSHDVGAVSTQVDNIACLNQKLYYHGPVENSGEGLEAVYNCPIDLISHGIPHRVLKKH, encoded by the coding sequence ATGGTACAGAATCAGGGCCTGGTTAACAATGCGGTTGAAATGGAGAATGTATCTTTAAAGATTAATAATCAACCAGTACTCACAAATATTAACCTTAACATTGGGTTGAATGACTTTTTAGCCATAATCGGCCCTAATGGTGGGGGTAAAAGTACCCTTCTTAAGGTCATCTTAGGACTCACAAAAACAGATCATGGTCAAATTTCAGTATTTGGAAACAGACCTGGAAATCCCCATAACCCCATTGGCTACCTCCCCCAGCATGTATCTTTTGACCCTGATTTTCCCATAAATGTCTTTGACACAGTCTTATCCGGGAGGTATCATGGTTTTTTCAAAGGTTACTCCGATGAAGACTGGGAAATGGTCAAAAAAGCTCTGGAAGAAGTGGGTATGATAAAGCTGCGGGATCGTCAGATGAGCCGACTTTCCGGGGGTCAAATGCAGCGTGTTTTCATTGCACGGGCACTGGTAAGGGAACCTAAACTACTGCTTCTGGATGAACCCATGGCCAGTATCGACCCTGAAATGCAGAATTCATTCTATAAACTCTTATCCCAACTTCGAAAGAGGATGGCCATAGTCCTGGTAAGTCACGATGTAGGTGCTGTTTCCACCCAGGTGGATAACATTGCCTGTTTAAATCAGAAACTGTACTACCATGGTCCGGTGGAAAACTCGGGAGAGGGATTGGAAGCCGTTTATAACTGTCCGATTGATCTTATAAGTCATGGAATTCCTCACAGAGTTCTGAAAAAACATTAA
- a CDS encoding metal ABC transporter solute-binding protein, Zn/Mn family produces the protein MERKKILIILILILLFILLAFTIYFYTSTGNSNGSSNGKIGVVVTVGPQEEFVKRVGGDRVNVTVMVPPGADPHTYEPLPSQMKQVQDAQIYFQVGSGIEFELTWMDKLTSMNSQMKVVNSSAGIQLIPNTAEAEEGSDPHVWVSPRNAKIMVENIYQALVQEDPQNKDYYTKNRDEYLKELDDLDKNITQTMSGKNNTKIMVYHPAWAYFCKDYNLQQVAIEQAGKEPTPQNIAFLVDTARNESIKVIFVSPEFSTSNAQVIANEIGGKVVVVDPLSRDYLENMKNVAEAFAAT, from the coding sequence ATGGAAAGAAAAAAAATTCTCATTATTTTAATATTAATATTATTATTTATTTTACTGGCATTCACCATTTATTTCTACACTTCCACTGGAAATTCCAATGGATCATCTAATGGTAAAATAGGAGTTGTGGTAACGGTGGGACCCCAGGAAGAGTTCGTAAAACGAGTAGGTGGGGACAGGGTGAATGTAACGGTGATGGTACCACCTGGTGCAGATCCCCATACCTACGAGCCTCTTCCCAGCCAGATGAAACAGGTTCAGGATGCCCAGATCTACTTCCAGGTTGGATCAGGTATAGAATTCGAACTTACCTGGATGGACAAGTTGACCAGTATGAACAGTCAAATGAAGGTGGTTAACAGTTCTGCAGGCATCCAACTCATACCTAACACTGCAGAAGCTGAAGAGGGTAGCGATCCACATGTGTGGGTTTCACCCAGAAATGCTAAAATCATGGTGGAAAATATTTACCAGGCCCTTGTGCAGGAAGATCCTCAAAATAAGGATTATTACACCAAAAACAGGGATGAATATTTAAAAGAACTAGATGATCTGGATAAGAATATAACCCAGACCATGTCTGGTAAAAACAATACTAAAATAATGGTTTACCACCCTGCATGGGCTTATTTCTGCAAGGATTATAATCTCCAGCAAGTAGCCATAGAACAGGCAGGAAAAGAACCAACACCTCAAAATATAGCTTTTTTGGTTGACACAGCTCGTAATGAAAGTATTAAGGTAATTTTTGTCTCCCCTGAGTTTTCCACCAGCAATGCCCAGGTAATTGCCAATGAAATCGGGGGTAAAGTAGTGGTAGTGGATCCACTCAGCCGTGACTACCTGGAAAACATGAAAAATGTAGCAGAAGCATTTGCAGCTACTTAA
- the rpiA gene encoding ribose-5-phosphate isomerase RpiA encodes MHPKKEVAWEAVQLVDDAKKEVAEKAAMMVSDGQVLGLGTGSTAHYFIQKLGERIKEEEIELMGIPTSYQSFFLARDCGIPLTTLDEHLPDLAVDGADEVDPDLNLIKGGGAAHTLEKIVDSSAGKFLVIVDESKEVKQLGDFPVPLEVIPSAYRPVTEWIKTAGGVPSLRMAQMKDGPVITDNNNFVVDVQFEEIPKPHELEVALNSIPGVVENGIFAGIADQVLIATSEGVKSLKK; translated from the coding sequence ATGCATCCGAAAAAAGAAGTTGCCTGGGAAGCTGTCCAGCTGGTAGATGATGCTAAAAAGGAAGTTGCCGAAAAAGCAGCGATGATGGTCTCTGACGGACAAGTCCTGGGACTGGGAACTGGATCAACTGCCCATTACTTTATTCAAAAACTGGGAGAAAGGATCAAAGAAGAGGAAATTGAACTTATGGGAATACCAACCTCATATCAGTCTTTTTTCCTGGCAAGGGATTGTGGAATACCTTTAACCACCCTTGATGAACACCTCCCTGATCTGGCTGTTGATGGTGCAGATGAGGTAGATCCTGATTTGAATCTCATAAAAGGTGGAGGAGCTGCTCACACCTTAGAGAAGATCGTTGACTCCTCAGCAGGTAAATTCCTGGTCATTGTAGATGAATCCAAAGAGGTTAAACAACTTGGAGATTTTCCAGTGCCACTGGAGGTCATACCATCAGCTTACCGACCAGTAACAGAATGGATTAAAACAGCAGGCGGTGTGCCCTCCCTTAGAATGGCCCAGATGAAAGATGGTCCAGTTATAACTGACAATAATAACTTTGTGGTGGATGTTCAGTTTGAGGAGATACCTAAACCCCATGAACTGGAAGTAGCACTTAACAGTATCCCCGGTGTGGTGGAAAATGGTATATTCGCAGGTATTGCGGACCAGGTACTGATTGCCACATCTGAAGGAGTCAAATCATTGAAAAAATAA
- a CDS encoding metal ABC transporter permease, whose translation MTGILEYTFMQNAFLAAVLVSVACGLVGTYVVVKRIVFISGGISHAAFGGIGLGYFLGVNPILAAIPFSIVSALLMGLTSKKVKISEDTAIGILWSLGMAIGIIFINLTPGYVPDLMSYLFGSILTVPLNDLIIMFILDVIIIFMVLLFRREFQGISFDEEFSQVMGIPTTAIYLLLLSLVALSVVVMIKVVGVILVIALLTIPAAIAKQYTYNLGRMMILSVILGMILTTAGLYLSYLFNLASGATIVLVLGLGFLVSVLIQKLME comes from the coding sequence TTGACTGGAATACTTGAATACACTTTCATGCAGAATGCATTCCTAGCCGCAGTTCTGGTGAGCGTGGCCTGTGGATTGGTGGGGACTTACGTGGTTGTTAAGCGCATAGTCTTCATCAGTGGGGGAATATCCCACGCAGCCTTTGGGGGAATCGGACTGGGATACTTCCTGGGAGTAAACCCCATACTTGCAGCAATACCATTCAGCATAGTGTCCGCCCTGTTAATGGGATTAACCAGTAAAAAAGTTAAAATCAGTGAAGACACAGCTATTGGTATACTATGGAGTCTGGGAATGGCCATAGGAATAATATTCATCAACTTAACTCCAGGATACGTGCCTGATCTCATGAGTTACCTTTTCGGAAGCATACTCACCGTTCCACTTAATGACCTGATCATAATGTTCATTTTAGATGTTATAATTATCTTCATGGTTCTTTTATTCCGAAGGGAATTTCAGGGCATCTCATTTGATGAGGAATTCAGTCAGGTGATGGGTATCCCTACCACAGCTATTTATCTCCTCTTATTGTCCCTGGTGGCACTATCAGTGGTGGTTATGATTAAAGTGGTGGGAGTTATTCTGGTAATAGCCCTTTTAACCATCCCCGCAGCTATCGCTAAACAGTACACCTATAATCTGGGGCGGATGATGATCCTATCGGTGATCCTGGGAATGATACTCACAACAGCCGGTCTTTACCTGTCCTACCTTTTCAACCTGGCTTCCGGAGCAACCATTGTCCTGGTTCTGGGATTGGGATTTTTAGTTTCAGTATTAATCCAGAAGTTAATGGAATAA
- a CDS encoding CopG family ribbon-helix-helix protein: MAIISVSLSEKLLDEIDALKDDIGFSGRSEIFRASTRLLIADNDEKKNLEGYINSILILIHPKKSEDKVTQIKHNFEDIINTQIHSHLQENQCLELFILEGDAGRMRELSRLLNRNIKFLYSKLVPLPQE; the protein is encoded by the coding sequence ATGGCCATAATTAGCGTGTCCCTCAGTGAAAAACTTCTAGATGAAATTGATGCTCTGAAGGATGATATTGGATTCTCTGGCCGTTCTGAAATATTCAGAGCCAGTACTCGGCTTTTAATCGCAGATAATGATGAAAAAAAGAATTTAGAAGGATATATTAATTCCATACTTATTTTAATCCATCCCAAAAAATCAGAGGACAAGGTTACCCAGATAAAGCATAATTTTGAGGATATTATCAACACCCAGATACACAGCCATCTTCAGGAGAACCAGTGCCTGGAACTTTTTATCCTGGAGGGAGATGCAGGGAGGATGAGGGAACTTTCCCGTCTATTAAATCGTAACATCAAGTTTTTATATTCTAAACTGGTTCCATTACCTCAGGAATAA